ACACTCTTCGTATCAAGCACTCTTAGAATCTTCGTTTGCACATCCGGTGGCGCATCGCCGATTTCGTCGAAATAGAATGTCCCCCCTTCAGCCGATTCGATCAGACCGACTTTATCATACGCCGCGCCCGTGTACGTCCCTTTGCGGAACCCAAAAAGCTCCGATTCCAGTAGTTCAGACGGGATTGCGGCAGTGTTTACAATCCGGAACGGTTTGTCAGCGCGGGTCGATGACCTGTGGATATATTCGGCGAGAAGATCTTTGCCGGTGCCGGTCTCGCCGGTGATGAGTACTGTATGAGATGTGTCTTTAATTCGCTCAACTGCAGAAAGAATCTCCTTCATCTGACGGTTGCCGGTGATGATTATCGGTGCAGCCTGATCAGCTTTCCGTGAAGCAGCAGATACATTAGCATCTCTTCGCAACTGAGTGATGGCGTTTTCGACCTGCTCGACACGCTTCGGGACATCCATTTCGATAAAGAGCATTCGTGACATTTCGAGATGACGCAGGCGTTCATCGAAACTGTATGACTCAGACTTACCCGCAGCGAAGTACGACAGCGCGAGCTCATACCTCGCGCCTATCTCGCGCAGCAAGTCAATCGACTTCTTGAAGTAGTCGCGAGCGGTGTCAGTTTCTTTCTTGTGAGTATATATCTGACCGTAAGCACGCCAGAGCGCACCGAGTTCGATTCGTTCGTTGATTTTCGTGATAGCCGCCCCGGCTTTAGCTGCTGTCTTCTCGGCAATGTCGAACTTCTCTTCAGCAATGTCGACATCCGTCAGCATTCGCAATGTCTGTGCAACCGCCGATGCAGTCGGTTCCGGCATATCGAGGACTTGCTGATAATATTCACGCGCCTTGGCATAGTTGCCGTCTTCATAATTCAGTAATCCTAAGTACTCTCTGCAAACATCTATGTCACGATTGCTCTTAATTGAAACGAAGGTGCTCAGTGCTGATGAAATCGCATGGCGTGCGAATGGGAGTTCTAATCTGTAGAGACGTAATTTCCCCTTGAGCAATAACAGATTAGCGGATGCTGACAGATCAGTATCATCAGCTACAATATTTTCGATAATCGACTCAGCTCTTGAAAAGTCTCCGATATACATTAGAATCCGCGCCATATTTCGACGATCGATATCTACATCTCTCTGAGAATGGAACTTTCGTGCGCATTCGACGGACAATTCTATGACTTCACACGACCTTCGAAGATTTCCGGTCAAGTAGTGAATCTGTGCTAAGTAATTCAATGGATACATCATTGATTTGTGGTCACCCGAGCTTCGAAAGAAGACATATGATTCATTGAATTCCTGCTCAGCTTCGCGAAATCGGCCCACACGTGACAGAATTCGTCCTAGATCAAGCTTTAGCTCGGCATAAGACGCCCAGTCATCAATTCGGTGAGCTAAGCGAATTGCGGTCTTTATTTTGATCAAGGACTCTCTGTATCTGCCCACCTCGCATAGACACTTGGCAAGTTGCTGATATACTCTAATCTTTGATTGAGTATCTGTGGACCCAACGAGATTCTTTCGACAGTCGGTCAGCGCCGCAAGTGCATCTTCGTAAAGCCCTTGCAGCATCATCTGTTCAGCTTCAAGAACCTGCGCGTCACATGTTTGTATCTTCGAATGCATAGCTAATCGTGTGTCACTATTTTGTGTGCTCTTCCCAGCCACCGTCGTCTCCTTCCGGCCGTCTGTCGCTTATTCTCTTGCCGGGGGGAGTATCAGAAAGGCTTGGCCCCTCTATTTCGATCACAATTATGCCGGTCAACGGCGATGCAATTATCAGATACCTCTCAACTATAGGTCTCAGCGACCTATGCATTAACTTTGGTGGGAATGTTTTGGTTTCTCGGGCAGGAGTGCTTTCATCGGCAACAGAGCTTCTGCTCGATGCAGCCGATGTCGCGCTGTCTGTAGCATGCGAGATCGGGGGAACAACCAATCCCAGCATGAACAACGCGAGGGTGAGGGACAGGATCACTCGTTTCATTGTCACATCTCCCGTTAGAGTACTATCTATTCTTCAAATGCTCTCTGCTCAACTCAGTTGTCAGCATCGTCCTTCCGTATCTAAGGCCATGCAGAAATGCCGACTTACAATACACCAGTATTCTATCGCTCTAAGTATAAGAGAGCCCACTGTCAGAACCTGTCAGTACAAAATCAAGTTTTTTGGACTTGTATCATCTTTTTTCCTATGCTCCCGGTCACACCCAGTGAAGACATTCCAGCCTACAGTCGGACAGGTCGAGGTCCATCGACTTCGACCTGTTGCTTCAAGGATTAACCTTTGATAGACCGCTATTACAGCACCGCCATCACCGTGTTGCTTGCTGGACCGTCACCGACCTTGTTGGTCGCGACTATGCGGTACTCCCATTCTTTGCTGCGATCCCGATTGACGAGAGTTATCTCCGTCAAAACGGCCGTAGCCTCGTCTGCCCATTCGCCACTCGGCCGCTCTCGTCGCATTACTTTATATGCACTCGGCTTTCCGCCTTCGGATGGCGCTTTCCAGTCGAGCATCACCCAACCCTCACCTTGCTGGACAGTCTCAAGCAGTCGCGGCTGACCGGGCAACTCCAATGCTGTCGAGGCGGCGCGACCAGCCCAGCCGATCAGCTTCAGTTTATCATCGTCGAAATCGACAGTATTTTCCGCATAGCGGATATCCGTCTTCAATGCGTCTGTCAAGTCTTCCAGTGCCACGTCCTTGTCGGTCGTTGCCTGCTCCGCAGCCGCCTGCGCGGCCACCGCCGCGTTCTTCGCGTTTGTGTAGTCACTCAACGCTGTCGTAAGGTCGATCGTGCTGACCGGCGGCGCTGGATAGATTGCCACATTTGCGGCAAGCCCCACTGCCATTTCCTGAGCCAATGCCAGAATTTCTGCCTCTGTCCTTGGAAAACGTGCCATTTTGCGTAACCTCCCCTTGTATAAGAATTTAACCCCTACATGTATCGATTGCAGCGCATAAATGGATGCTTAATCTGCCTTGTTGTAAACATACAACGCCACGATGTCAACTTAATATTCGACGATGGAAACGATCAATGCCGCGATGTAAGCATACAGAGCTGCTCCGCAATCTTACATTGCGACGATGTAAACTTTCCGAGCCGGGTTGTAAGCTCACAATGCCACGATGTAAACGCACAAAGAGACGGCATGAAGCGGATATGCTGTGTTGCAAATTCGATCTGCGCATTAGATCTCTGTCCCGCGATGGGGTAAATGACCCCGCGTTCTGACGCTAAATATATGTTGGCGAGGGCGGCAAAGCCAGCACTAATTTGCGCCCAACAAACCTCTTGCGAATTAGTCCGTAGGTGGTTATATGTATGCGAAATGATAATCAAGGAGAACTCGAGAATGTCACCATCACCCCAACAAGCTTATGATGAACTAATTCAGATACGTCGCGAACTTGCCACTCTCGGCTCTTGCCAGGCGCTACTATACTGGGATGAGAGGACTTACATGCCGCGAGGCGGTGCCGAAGGTCGCTCCAAACAAGTCGCGCTGCTCTCCGGGATGATTCACGAGAGATTCACTTCGCCGCATATCGGTGAACTGATCTCTGCCATTGAAGGCACCGATGTCGTATCGGATGGGAATTCCGGGAAAGCAGCCGTCATGAGAGAGATCCGCAGGGAATATGACAAAGCGGTCAAACTTCCGAAAGATCTTGTCGAAGAACTTGCGCGAGTCACATCGCTGGCGCAGGGCGTATGGGCGGAAGCAAGGCAGAAATCAGATTTCTCGATATTCCTGCCGAAACTGAAAGAGGTCATCGATCTCAAACATCGCCAGGCGGAGGCCTATGGCTATGAGACTGAGCCGTACGATGCGCTGATCGACGACTACGAGCCGTATGCAACGGTGAAGACAATCTCCGAAGTTTTCGCTAAACTTCGAGAGGAACTGGTCCCTCTCGTTAAGGCTATCGTCGATTCAGGTAATCGTCCGAATATGTCTATAATCGAGAACGACTATCCTGCCGATCTGCAGGAGAAATTCGGCCATGAGGCCGCAGCGGCGATTGGATTCGACTTTGAATCGGGACGGCTTGATGTTACGACTCATCCATTCTGCAGCGGGGTTGCGCCCGGCGATTGCCGAATTACGACCAGATACAATCCTCGCCATCTCGGCCAGGCACTATTCGGAATCCTGCATGAGGCCGGTCACGGCATCTATGAGCAGGGTCTTCCTCAACAACATTTCGGTACACCTCTTGCAGAGTCGGTTTCGCTCGGTATCCATGAGTCTCAGTCGAGAATGTGGGAGAATCTCGTAGGACGAAGCAAACCGTTCTGGGAGTACTTCTATCCTAAGGCTCGGAAGACGTTTCCATCACTGAGCGGAGTCGCATTCGAAGATTTCTATTTCGCCGTCAATAACGTCCAGCCTTCGTTTATAAGAGTCGAGGCAGACGAGGTAACATATAATCTGCACATACTGCTCCGTTTCGAGATAGAGCGCGACTTATTCGCCGGGAAGATCAAAGCTGAAGATCTACCATCTGCCTGGAATGAGAAATTCGTTGAATATTTCGGATTGACTCCGGAGAATGATGCCATAGGATGCATGCAGGATATCCACTGGAGCGCCGGACTTTTCGGTTATTTCGCTACGTACGCTCTCGGCAATCTCTATGCCTCTCAATTCTTCGCAAAGGCGAAAGAGGATATGCCGGACATCGAACAGAAATTCGCCGCGGGTGACTTCTCAGGTCTGAAAAACTGGCTAAGAAAGAACATCCACTCGCATGGTCAGAGGTATCGCGCTGGGGAACTGGTGCAGAAAGTTACAGGAAAACCGCTCAATCATGAACCGATGATGACATATTTGAAGTCCAAATTCGGGAAATTGTATGGAATCTAATCGCTGGTAGATTTCGATAGAGTTAATTGGCAGAAAACAGGAAGGAGTTTCTTCGTCTCCGAAAAAACTCCTTCCATCCCCTCCTCTTAGTACCCTCACCGCCAAATCAAGTACCTAGAGTAACTGACACCCCAAAGAGTAACAAAACCTGTGCCAAACTCCATTTTCGGACTGGAATGAACCTTC
This sequence is a window from Candidatus Zixiibacteriota bacterium. Protein-coding genes within it:
- a CDS encoding sigma 54-interacting transcriptional regulator — encoded protein: MHSKIQTCDAQVLEAEQMMLQGLYEDALAALTDCRKNLVGSTDTQSKIRVYQQLAKCLCEVGRYRESLIKIKTAIRLAHRIDDWASYAELKLDLGRILSRVGRFREAEQEFNESYVFFRSSGDHKSMMYPLNYLAQIHYLTGNLRRSCEVIELSVECARKFHSQRDVDIDRRNMARILMYIGDFSRAESIIENIVADDTDLSASANLLLLKGKLRLYRLELPFARHAISSALSTFVSIKSNRDIDVCREYLGLLNYEDGNYAKAREYYQQVLDMPEPTASAVAQTLRMLTDVDIAEEKFDIAEKTAAKAGAAITKINERIELGALWRAYGQIYTHKKETDTARDYFKKSIDLLREIGARYELALSYFAAGKSESYSFDERLRHLEMSRMLFIEMDVPKRVEQVENAITQLRRDANVSAASRKADQAAPIIITGNRQMKEILSAVERIKDTSHTVLITGETGTGKDLLAEYIHRSSTRADKPFRIVNTAAIPSELLESELFGFRKGTYTGAAYDKVGLIESAEGGTFYFDEIGDAPPDVQTKILRVLDTKSVRRLGTTSDIKVNVRFVAATNLDLMQMMEEGCFRSDLYYRLQEMPIHLPPLRNRLDDIRLLVEFFLQGTGFDNATTDNGSFDVLLERLNNHSWPGNIRELKFEINRMIALAPGNNIDDLLKVPSAIGNTDESIDKVTIEREQLVDALRRADGNQSKAARELGIPESTLRYHMKKLDI
- a CDS encoding fibronectin type III domain-containing protein; the encoded protein is MARFPRTEAEILALAQEMAVGLAANVAIYPAPPVSTIDLTTALSDYTNAKNAAVAAQAAAEQATTDKDVALEDLTDALKTDIRYAENTVDFDDDKLKLIGWAGRAASTALELPGQPRLLETVQQGEGWVMLDWKAPSEGGKPSAYKVMRRERPSGEWADEATAVLTEITLVNRDRSKEWEYRIVATNKVGDGPASNTVMAVL
- a CDS encoding carboxypeptidase M32 yields the protein MSPSPQQAYDELIQIRRELATLGSCQALLYWDERTYMPRGGAEGRSKQVALLSGMIHERFTSPHIGELISAIEGTDVVSDGNSGKAAVMREIRREYDKAVKLPKDLVEELARVTSLAQGVWAEARQKSDFSIFLPKLKEVIDLKHRQAEAYGYETEPYDALIDDYEPYATVKTISEVFAKLREELVPLVKAIVDSGNRPNMSIIENDYPADLQEKFGHEAAAAIGFDFESGRLDVTTHPFCSGVAPGDCRITTRYNPRHLGQALFGILHEAGHGIYEQGLPQQHFGTPLAESVSLGIHESQSRMWENLVGRSKPFWEYFYPKARKTFPSLSGVAFEDFYFAVNNVQPSFIRVEADEVTYNLHILLRFEIERDLFAGKIKAEDLPSAWNEKFVEYFGLTPENDAIGCMQDIHWSAGLFGYFATYALGNLYASQFFAKAKEDMPDIEQKFAAGDFSGLKNWLRKNIHSHGQRYRAGELVQKVTGKPLNHEPMMTYLKSKFGKLYGI